In the genome of bacterium, the window CCTGCTTTCGCTAAGCGGAGCACCCCTAAGACCGTCGCCCCAGTGTCCAAAGACGGGATCGAATACTCCGCCCCTCTCAATCGGGAGGGATTCGTCGTTGCGACATGGATTAAGACAAAACGTGAAATTTGGAGTCGGCAGATTTATGTTATCAAACACGAGTACAAATTCGGGCTTGAAACCGATGTTCAGACCTGTTTCATAACGAAACTTGAAATGCAGAACGGGAAACTGAAAATCAAGAACGAGGAAAAGGCTGAATTTGTACTCGATCTCGACACGATGGAAGTCAAGATTCTCTCAGGACAAGCTGTGATCGATTACACAAATTTCAAGCCACCAGAGAGATGAGGACTGCCAACCACACCTCGCTCGGTACGTCGCTGACGCGCCGACCGAGAAGGTGGCCGTTCGCATTAAGAATATGAGAACCATAATTGTATCATTGGTTATAGGAATCCTGATATGTGGGTGCTCCACACACAGTTCAAGGAATGATCGTGCTTTCCAAGAGAGAGGCCGTGAATTCCAGCATAACTGTTTCCCCACCAACGAAGCAGCAATACAACTTGGGAATAAATTACTTTCATCGGTTTTGACTGAAAGATCAGGCAATGGGAAGGAATATTGGGGTGCGACGGTCTCCTTTTATGGTGGAGGCGCGCCTCCAGGTGGAAATGCCAACTTAATGATTGCTCAAAATGTTCTGCTATTCGTTGAGATTGACCCCTTTCAAAATGTTGTGCCCGCCGCTGCAGCATATGAGGCGTGTGTTTTGGGTGAACTCATCTATATAGATCAAAAGATGAGGATCATTTATATAAAGGCCAAGCCGGAGAATTGGCGGCACGGAGACACGATGTGACAAAAGATGTGCGAACCACACAATTCTGGCTATCGTCGCTTCGCTCCTCAGCCAGATTGTGAACGTTCGCTAAGACATGAGAATAAAACCGATAATATTGACGATCGGGATTGTCGTTATAAGTGCGGCATTTATACTAATCACGAGCCTGGTGTCGAAGGAACAACCGATTACTAGCGTTGATGTCTTGGGAAAAACGATACTGATGGGGTTGACATTCGAAAATGTTGACCAGGGATGGTCGGAGCTTCACCAAACCCACGGAAAGATCGTTGCCCTCACCAACGGGTTTCTGCAAATAAAAAAAGATGATGGCGATCTTTTCATGTTGCCATTCAACTTGGAGGGCATCTTGCGGGCCAAACCAGGAGAGTATCGGGAAAAGGAAACCGGACAGGTAATCGAGGATCCAGACTTCTTGGTCACGTGGACTGTCGGCAATGCGCAGCGTGACCTTATCGCCATAAGGATGAAATATGGTTTTGGCGAGTTCGAGCAAGACAAGGGCAGCGAACAACGAGGAATGACAAACAGCGAACAACACGGTCGACTCGTACGGTGAATCCTGGCGGGTTCACCGCCGGTGACCGTCGACGTTCGGCCAGAAAATATAATGTATGAATACAGAGCGACACATTGTTGAGTGGATCATCTCGGCGCCATGCCTTGCGTTCTGGCTGTTCTGCGTTGTCATCAACCCGATTCTCTTCGTCCGCAGAGACATCCTGGACCGGCCAAACATTCCATCAGTGATTCCAATAGTCGGAGGAATTGTGGGTGGGATCGGATTGATGAACATTCCCATCGCCCATATCAATCACTGGTACTGGATTGCCGGGCTTCTGGACTTCGGTTCGGCACCTTGGCTCGTATACGTCTTGGGAAAAGCTGGAATCGAACGAATTAGAATGATGAAATAAGCCCGAACCACACAATTCTGGCTTTCGTCGCTCCGCTCCTCAGCCAGAATCGGACCGTTCTGTGAAGAGATGAAATGATGAAGCCGAAGCCATTGCCACCGCGAACTGTCCTAAGGCTCCATCGATTGTGGCCATATGCCCGAAAGCAAGGTCATGAGATTGGGGAGATTAGGAGAGTTGGCTACTATTCCCCGCAGGATGGACTCGATTGCGTCTGGCTTGTGGACAAAGCTGGCAAGTACAATTGGACGGCTGACCACAAATGGGTATGTGCGAAGTTTGAAGTCGTCAAACTCTCAACCGAGACGGACCTCTTCGGGAAGACCAAACGGAGACTAGGTAAATTAAAGATGAAATGATCACAGAACCACGGCCTGCTGGGTACGTCGCTGACGCGCCGCGCGTGAAGGCTAACGTTGGCTTAACATTATGAAAATTAAGATTTTAATATTAGTTCTCGTGATATCTGCACTTTTTACTTCGTGGATTATTTATCAGTTATATCTCTGGCCTCCGGATATGTGAAGGGATTTCTTCAATTCAAAGCTGAATGGGCATTTTTTCCGGGGGCCTTTTTCTTGACATTGTTCCAGAGGGCAAACCGTGGACCGTGTGAGGGTGCGAGACGATAATGGAAATGAATACGCTGAATGGGCAAAGTGTGTGTGTTGGTTCTTTGGAATCATAACATACAAGATGGAAGTGATTGGGGCTTCGCGGAAGCGGGTGCCTTTGATCTTGTTTTGGGTCACGACCTCAAACTCATCGTGTTACCAGCGGAATCCGGCGGATCGAAATGCGGGGAGTCGTGGCGCCTATTTGCTCCGAGCATGAGCCAAGCGCACTTTGTATTCTGTGGAGAAAATGAAGAGCCGAACAATGCCTCGGAGATTTCAGGACCCGCGCCGAGCGCGGATTCCTCGGCGCATCAAGGCTGACGTTAACGGGATTCCGCCGCTTTGACATGCCGCCAGACCCGCCCCTTGAATTCACCTTCTGTCACGGTGGGCTTTATCAAGCCCTTGCGAATCAGGGTTTGACGCAAGATATCAGCCTGGCTATCCGATTGGCCCCGTGAGTAAGTCCGGTCGTGAATGGTGTTGTGGATAATGGAAATGGCCCGGCGCGTCTTTTCCGCATCTGTCGTGGGCTCATAATCCGTGGCCAGTCCCTTGGCCATCCCGAATACTGAATATAGCCCGCCCACCGGGAGCCCCATTAATTGTGTAGCCGCCTTGATTACCTTAACAATCTTGTCCATATCAACCGGCTTGTCATTCAGCAGGTTTCCAGCGAAATACGCGATTTCGTCGAGAGGCTTCTGGATTATCAGGCCTCCACCGCTCAGGTAAGTCCCTGAAGCCGCGCTGAAGACCTTGTCCATGACCTGGCCTGATCCGGGGACAACGGTGTCCATGGACTGGTTAATCCCGTCCAACAGGGCCATTTCTTCAGCCTTATCCTTATCATCGTCAGGGCCGGCCCTCAGTGACCGCAGGAAAGCATGGATCATGACCGTGGCTATCAAGGATGCCGATAGACCCAGTGCCGCCAAGGCGATGCCCTTCTTGCTTCCGTCGAGAATTTGCTCGATCAGGAAATTGCGGGCGGTCACATTCTGGCTCAGGAACGGGAACAAGCCGCCCAGGGTGGACTCCCTGACATCCTGAATGAATGGCGAGTCATCAATATCACTGCTACTGTTCTGGGTGGCACGGGTGCCATTGGCGATGATGGTACGAGTCTCCCGCTCTGAAACCCCCTCCGCTACCAGCCCCTTGAACGCCATAATAGCATTGCGCTGTTCCGCGTGCATCATGGGATTCAGGGATTCATTCCCCCAATGGCGAACAACCATGGCCACTTTGCTTCTGGTATTTGGGACCAACCCGCGTGCGACAGGTGAAGCGATATGACTGTAATCACCGGCCCAGCGGTCGCCCAGATACCCATGTTCCATCAGGAAATCAAGGATCCGCATGTTCTCCTGAGTTGACGGCAGACTTGGGAGAGGGATCCTGGTCGTCTTAATCAGGGTTGGGTGTGCGAGATGTGCCAGCATGATTGACGCGGCCTTGGGATGGTCCTTGGCGATATAAGCAGCCAGCAGGAACGAACCGGGGAGACGGTTGTTCCAGTAGGGTCCGGGATTCCAGGCCAGGACTGAGCGCATGACGTTTGAGGACAGATTGGCAATGACCTTGCCCACTCCCTGATGAATGACCTGGGAGCCGGCGAGGTTATTTGTAGTTTGTGTGAGGCGTCTTATCCAGGCGGTCCCCATCCGTTCGACCAGTTCACGATGCAAAGCCCCGTTGTTCGTTTTCAGGGCATTCCTGACATTACGAAGGGGGATCGTCAGGCCGATATATCGGGCCATTCCGTCAACGTGCGAGTCAAAAGCACCGAAGATATTGCCGATCTGGATTGGCAAGGTGTGCTCAACCGGGGCATGAGTGAAGCCCATGTTCTCAAGAAACTTCTGGGTTCCGGTCCAGGTATTCAATTCCTCGGCAAGAATATGGAGTGCCTGCAGATCTTGCCAGTGAGGGACGTCCGGCGTATGAGCCCGGCGATGTGGTGAATCCCGAGATCGGGTTGTCCGTTTTGCGTGAATTGAGGAACGATTGGCGTGTTATTCTCTCTGCCAGTGTCATTTTCCTGGCTCCGGAACTTACGGCCAGTCCGATTGTCGAAAAGTCTCAGGTCTTTACCGGGTTTGGGGCCATCAACCGGTTGTTCTGACTATTTGCCATAGCCTTGCTCGACCTTGGCGGCCACATCGAGATAGCCGATTTCGATCTGATAAATCTGTTTGAAGCACTCCATGGCTTCGGGCGCACGTCCAGTAAGCTCAAAGATGGCACCGAGTTCATACACCACGGCCTTTTTGGTGTCGTCCATAACGGGTAATTCGGCCACAGCCTGTTGCAACTGGTCGATGGCCATATCGTATTGCTGTTTGGCCCGGAAGCACCGGCCGATATAGAAAAGCGACTGAATCCGGCGCTGGGCATTGCGTTGCGAGGCTTGGAATTGCTGGATGGCCTCATTGATCCGGTTCTGCTCAAACAGCAGGATGCCGAACTCATACTTCAATTGCAGATCATTCGGGTAACGCGTCACGCGATCCTGGAGGTCGCTGGTCAGGAATAGCTCGCGATCTTTTTGTTTCGCTTCGACGCCTGCGGTCATGCCGGCCGCCTTGAGCTTCGTGATTTCTTCATCCATCATTTGAATCCGAATGGAGCTGATCGTCTGATCAATCTGAGGGTCGCGCCCCCCGGATACGACTTGGGCCTCCTGGAGGGTCGTGATGGCGTCAGCGAACATCTTGCTGTCTTTATAAAGATTGGCCAGCGCGCGCCGGTAATTCATATTCCCCGGCTCGCGTTTGATCCGGGCCTTGTTTTCCTCGATCATGATGGTGGTGTCATTTTTATCCACCACGGCTTTGGACTCGCGGGCGAGCATATCGGCCTCTTTCCGGTCGCGGATGAGATCGGTGAACTTGGTGCCCTTTGTTCCCACCTTTTCCCAGCCGTCCTTAGACATGCTGTCGATCGCCATGGCGTCTTTCAGGAGCTTCAGTGCGCCACTATCCTGCGGCTTGATCTCGCAGAGTGTCTCGAAGCACTCTCTGGCGAGGCGGGGTTGGTCGGTGGACATGTACAGGCGCCCCAGCCGTTCCAGGAGGTCGGTGTTCTGCGGGTAATGCTCTTTCGCGATCGCGAGTGTTTGGACGGCGATCTCGGGTTCGCCAGCGGCGAGGGCGGCATTATCGAGGAGTTTGATATAATTCAGGTTCAAGGGGTCTTTTAGCAGCAGCTTTTC includes:
- a CDS encoding MipA/OmpV family protein, whose translation is MPADLASEGRPAYEPGDVVNPEIGLSVLRELRNDWRVILSASVIFLAPELTASPIVEKSQVFTGFGAINRLF
- a CDS encoding tetratricopeptide repeat protein — encoded protein: MAEVTLEQVPQKIKDLFNRGFVAMERGNLDYSIDMFTACLALEPRLHKARKFLRAAEIKRFKSQGGGQLTHLISSITGFSNLIKAQALLKSKPMEALQAAEKLLLKDPLNLNYIKLLDNAALAAGEPEIAVQTLAIAKEHYPQNTDLLERLGRLYMSTDQPRLARECFETLCEIKPQDSGALKLLKDAMAIDSMSKDGWEKVGTKGTKFTDLIRDRKEADMLARESKAVVDKNDTTIMIEENKARIKREPGNMNYRRALANLYKDSKMFADAITTLQEAQVVSGGRDPQIDQTISSIRIQMMDEEITKLKAAGMTAGVEAKQKDRELFLTSDLQDRVTRYPNDLQLKYEFGILLFEQNRINEAIQQFQASQRNAQRRIQSLFYIGRCFRAKQQYDMAIDQLQQAVAELPVMDDTKKAVVYELGAIFELTGRAPEAMECFKQIYQIEIGYLDVAAKVEQGYGK